The sequence GGACAACCCAGGGGTGGGGTTTTGCTGCTGTGATTTGTTTTGCACCTGATACACCTCACCTTGCTACTCCTATTCATACAGCAAGCAGATTTCCAATCTGACACAATCACCTTCCATGGATATCCTAAAGAGCATCCATTAAAATTTAGCTTTAGACAACTCTAGGGGATAAGTTGTGgtcttgtggttttttttttttgctcctcAGTCCTCATGCCTCAACTAGCACCTCTTATTCACACAAACAACAGATTTCCAATATAACATGATTGTGCTCACTAGAATCCAAATAATTAAACCCCTAAAGATATAATGAATAATCTTCTGTTGGATGCTCTCAAGTGCCCCGAGCAATTTTCTCatgtacaattattttaaaattctagaaaaattttattttttaaataacaaggGTTTCTATTTAGATGCAACCTAAAAACCCTATGGCTTTCATATAAATACCtaagattttttattcattagtgagcctaataacaaaaaaactgtTGTTATTTTGTCCtatttaagaatgaaaatgtaCAAAAAGAGCTACAATGAGGCACATCAAAGTACACAGTGAGTATACAAAGGGTGCTAAactcaaagaacaaaaaaagagacACAATTCCATCTCCAACCTCCCCAAACTCAACTAATCAACAAAATCCACCATAGATATAAGTGTCTCCTTTATACAGTGTCTTACACAATCCAAAAAGTTCCACATGAATAATGTTTTGAACACTTGCTTTGAATGTTCCACATTATCACAAGCCCTTCAATTTGGCTCTCTGGATTGCCCAAAATAAACACAAACGGGCTATTGTCCATGCTCTCCTCCTTTTCTTCCCAACATAGACCCCTTCCAGCTAAGCAACATCACTCTTGTTGAAGAATGGATCATCCAAGCTATCCCAAACGTGGAAAAGACCCACTGCCACAACATGCTTTCTAAAACAGAATGTAGAAGAATATAATCAATCAATTCTTCTTCCTGCTTACACATGCAATATCTGTTCATTATAGACATACCTAACTTTTTCAATTAATCGAAAGTCAAAATCCTTCCCTATGATGTTTCCCATAGAATCCATGGGTTCTAAACATTACTAGTTGAAAAAGGCTTTGAACCCCTTGGCTCCAAAAAGGGGTAGAAACACTTGACTGAACTTTGCCACTTTTAGACTCCAACTAGGCCATTCTATCCTTTGTACCCCATCTCACTATATGCTTTTGAAGGGTCCTCAGAAAGGTCTCCACCATCTCTAATTCCCAATCATGAAATTGCCTCAAAAAGCAAGGTCTCTAAAGATCCCTGTCCATTATCTACTCCCATGCATCTGCTACTCATGTGTCTTTCGAACTAGCTATAGCATATAAGGTGGGGAAGGAGTCTCTCAAAGGGGAGTCACCACACTCCCTATCCAACCAAAACTTTACACTACTGTCATCCCCTATAATAAAGTGAGCTCTACTTTTAAAAGCCTCTCATCCTTGTAGCCTTCAACTATCATACACCAAAACCAGAGCACCAACATCCCTCTTCTCCCCTAAACTTTAATAACCCACTTCCATAAAGGTTCATTTTTTGAGGCAAATCTCCAACCCCTCTTGCCTAAAGGAGCAGAATTTAAGATAAATAGATTGTTAATTTCAGagcctttatttttctttaggttTGCAACTTGAAGACTAATTGACTAGATGAGGTTTTTTCCCAAGAGCTTCGCCCCACCCCCATAGGAAGTCTCGTTAAATCTTCAAACGTCTTAAAGTCACCTTTCTTGAAATCACTAGTATACAATAGATCAATATGGTTGACAAAGTGTTCTTTATCAAAGTGAGTCTTCCCCCCTTTCGACAAATACTATCTCTTCTGTAGGGACAACCCTTTTCTAAAATCTCTCCTCCACCACATCCCAAACTATCGGCAACTTCAAAGGCACACCCAAAGGAAATGCCAAAAACATGGAAGGAAGCTCCCTCATCCTACATCCTAACTCAAAAGCCAACACTTCCTCATTATCTATCATCTCGACTGGGATAAACTCACTATTCTCCATATtgatttttaacccaaaaattgCCTTAAACCATATGAGAGCCTAGTTTAGGAAAAACAATTGCTCTTAGCTAGtttgatagaaaaataatagtcaTTAGCATAAAGGAGGTGAGTCATCTCAACACCCTTACGACCCATCTATCTCACCTTGAAGTCAAAAATGAAATCTCCTTCCCTAGCCTTCATTAATAAACGAATGAGAGCCTCCATGACCAAAGCGAATGAATAAGGGGAGAGGGATTTCCTTGCCTTAGGCCCTTAGAGCTATGAAAAAAATCTATGGGAGTCCCGTTGATCAAAATAGAGAAACTAGCAAGAGATAGACACCATTTCACCCATCCCTCACATTTCTGGTTGAAGCTTATTTTATCTATGATTGCTAATAAGAAACTCCAATCTACATGGTCTTAAGCTTTTTCTCAATGTCAAGTTGACAAATAGCCTCGAGGGAGTTACCCTTGAGCCTTGAGTCAATGGCCTCATTTGCTATAAGAGCCACATCTGAAATTTGTCTACCCTCAACAAAGCATGATGAACATTAGAAACAACTTTGCTTATTACCCTCTTCAATGTGCTTACCAACACCTTACAACTTGTTAAACCCTCCCACCAAACTAATGGGTTTGAAGTCTTTCAAATCCTTTGACCCCCTTGTTTTTTGGGATTAAAACCAAGAAAGTAGCATTTAAACTAACAATAAAGGAGTTGCCCTAAAAAAACTCACTATAAAATCCCATGACCTCAAGCAAAAAATTCACTAAAAAGTCCCATGACCTCAAGCTTAACAAATTCTTTGTCAAAAAGCCATAGTGAACCTATCTAGCTTGGGAGCTTTATTCCCACTCAAGCTGGGCAAGGCAAAAAACATTTCCTCTTCTAAGAAAGGAATCTCCAAACTCCTTAAATCTCCACACTCTAAAAGAGTGAAAGACATCCCACTGATACTAGGACTTTGGGCTCTTGCCTTGGAAAATAAGCTACAAAAGACATTTGCAACCCCCTCTTTTATATCTACATCCTCAGATAGCTAGGTCCCATTCACTCTGACTCTAGCCATGAAGTTCATTCTTTTGTGAGCATTAGCCATTTATGAAAAAAGCTGGTGTTCTTAACCCCCACCCTCAAGCAAATCTTTGTTGACTTCTACCTCCAAGATAAAATCCTTAACTTCATTGACAAATGGAAACTAACTTCCGCCCACTCTTTCCTTTATTGCTTTCTTTGCTTGAACGTCCATCATAATTGTCAATCCTTTAGACTGGCCCCCGACAAAACATTTTAACCCCTAGAAGACCTAACCATAAGAATCACCCTGCTTTCAGATCTCCTCAAACTCCCACCATTGAAAGCCTCCTaaagaaggaaaacaagaaGGATCCCTATCCCTtgaagaagcaaaagaaaagggCAAACCTGGAATTTAGCCACTCAAGTCAGTAGAGCCTCCTCATTGGCCGACAACCAACCTGTGTCCCCTGATGCATCTCCATAGCCTTCCATGCCTGGCTGCTTGCCCCTGGATCTTCCCTCTCCTGCGGAAGCTTCTGAAAAGTGAGAACGGCACCTTCTCCCATCTCTCTCCAACAAATCTCCGTAGACAAAGGGTTGTAACTTTGGGCGACTCTCCCCCCATGCTTAAAATCAATAGAGCcatttttcattccttttttttggcCTATGCttttttgattgattgtttatttattttctatttgaagAATTTTGATCATACACTATTTCCTAGTTTTACTTATTCTTGACATTAGTAAACGGTTATGTCGTATGGAGTATTTCCAATAGtcccatgtttttttaaattacttgtAAAAGAATAGGAACCATTGCCTCTGCTCCTTAGTGCTTAAAAATTGGATTCATTTTCTAATTAAAGCCACCAATAACTTAACAATCCACTTCTTGAGTTTAAATTGtctcttttttcttcaaatcCATGTTAATTACCCAATCTTGGGCTAAAAGGAACTGAATAAATTGCATGTGACATCACATAGAAATGTCAATTTGGTACTGAAAAACATGTGCACAGGGTTTTGGCAGGATTGTATTATTTTACTACTGCTATTGACTGGTGGGATTCAATTATAGTATGGCCATATTAGCTTTTATTTCTTCAACATTTGAACAAAGATATTAAATATGACCTGAgatcaattttgaattttatgtacacattatttttttctttttaatttgatgGCAAATAGAATGGTATGCATTAAAAGGCACCTAACAAAAGAAGGCATAATACTAGTTGTAACTTTGGATTCTTTGTATATTTAATTAAGTTGGATTCTTTTCTTTCTGAACCCAGTTGTGTTAAACACTTCATGCATCCTTCCAAATCCCTTGTTGGCTGAAAATGTTAAAGATATCATCTACGGTGCTTTCTggaattgaaaaagaattaGAGGATTCCAAAAAAAATGTGCTGCTTCTCTGCATTCAGTTTTGGTCTGTTATATCATGGCTGGACCCTTTAAATGACTGCTCATTCCACCTATATGAAGAGGTGAAAAGCAAAACATGCCCTCTAGAGATGAGGTTCCTTAATTCCTCATCAACTGTTTGAAGATGTGGTATTGTTATTCTAGAAAGGTTTAAGACTGCTAAACTTACATTGACATTGAATTTAAATAAGAACATTTCAGTACTCTTTCTATGAACATCATAAATCACTACTCAATGATAATAGCAACTTGTTCTATCATCCCAACCAACTTATTTGGACAGCTGGTGCTTATGAAGTTTTACAAATTTCTCTTGACAGGCTTCAACTAATGCAGATGCTCATTTTATCTGCTTCTCATGTGTGGATGGTACATActtttccataaaattaaattctgtCCTTTCCTTCTTTTAGCAGTATGTTGCAGCTAATTGATCCTAATCCAGGTTTACAATGCTCTTTTTTGtttatctaaatataaataaaaacatgttttgtaGGAGAACTTTATGAACTTGATGGACGGAAGTCAGGAGCAGTATCACATGGTCCATCCTCGCCCAGTACCTTATTGCAGGTAAACATTTTCATCTATCCTTCAGATGTAATTCTAGTTGGCAAAGTGATACTAGAAAGGCTTTCGCtgttatagaattttataagaacaatgctttaattttaagTTGGAAGTTGAGGAAACATCCTCTAACCATTCAGTAAGGGCTAGAGCTCAAGCACATTCAGGAATCAATCCCACCTTGGGGGCGAGCTTGTGTTTGTGGAGCATAGGATTGGATTTTTGCTGGCGTTGAAGCTACCGACTcaaatccaaaagaaaagaaaaaaactaatgtGATTGCCCGTTCTgaattaaaaatgctttttcaAGTCCGCATAAAAGGGGTTGGGTTTCAGTTGGATAAGCCATTGCCCCGAATCTACCCCTTACCCATTCTGAAGTTCCTAGGCTCCTAGCTTTCTTGGCCTGGTTTGTGATTGGGCAGGGCTGAAGCTGCAGCCTGAGTAGATCCACTTGGGTTTTACAGTCTATTCATTCGTCCTGTTTACTTTTAGCCCACAGCTTTGATCCTGTACGTTGCTGTATTCCATTGAGCTTTGGGTTTTGTGTATATATGACTCTGGATCTTGTTTCATCACAGGATGCAGCCAAGGTCATACAGGGtataatccaaaaaaatccGGACTCGATCAACTTCAATGTCATCGCAATTTCAAAGAAACTTGAGGGAGCCTACTAAGGAAGAAGCCCACTATGGATTTCCCCTTCAGAAGTTTTAATTTGATCCAGTCATCCTTCGATTCAATAAGTAGACATTTGGATTTCTATTCTTCGTTTATGTTCATGACATCTTGTGGGCATAGACAAGCCAACATAAAATCATCGGTAATACGTTGAGGAGTCGAAATGAATGGCGGAGAGAATTATTCTGTTTTCGATTTGAAGCAATTATTACGGGGTTTTGATCATCCCATATCGCTCTGTTACATTTTTTACGGGCTTTGTTTCTACCGCGGTAAGACACTAATGTGACACAAATTCAGTGGGGTAAAAAACCGAAGAATGGGAGGGTTCAATCATTGGATGACTAAATCAAgtggtaattttttatttttaaattgcaCCATAGTTCATgagtgttttcaattttttagttaCCGCATCATGATTGTGGCTGCCGCCCCCGCCGTTCCATTGCCCAAAAGCTAAGTTGATTCGATATATGCCTATTTTAAATCACTTTTGAATAGCAGGAGTACGAAGTTAAACCCACCAGACTTTCTCCTGATACTTCAGAAGAAATTTGCACCctggatttttgttttattgaaaataattcataagcATACATCACAGAGGAACATGAACACAGAAGACAAACACAGACACACAACATCAAACATAAACTAGTACTTCAGGAAGAAACAAACCTAGAGCAAATTATTACAAACACAACACCCAAATCCCTTCCTTCTTCCATGACAGTGGCTTCCAGGAACCTGCAACATCAACCCTGCGTTCCTCTAGTGCCAATCTGCTCTGCCGCCCGCTCCTTCACCTCCATGGCCTTGCCCGTCAGCTTGTCTCGTGCGCGATCCAGCTTGTCTGCACCAACTGGGTGCTGTCCCCTTACGTATTTGTACAGCCATAAAAACACCGACACTGCGCTAACTCCAAATCCTCCCGACGCCACCAGCCCACTTGCCGCTAAGAACACCGTTATGGCCGCCGGCACCAGCACAGGGCTGAATATCACCAGCAGCGGCGTGGCCACCACCAGGGCGATCACGGTCCCGGCGAGGGTGAGGCCGGAGAGAACCATGCAGGAGCCGCCGATGGTGGCTGCGGTTGAGGTCTTGATGAGCTGATAAGAAAGCTGGGTTTTCTGAGGCTGGTCTTGATGAGCCATTTCGGATCAAACTGGTTTTTGGGCTTCTGTGGTTGGTGGTAGTGTGGGACTTGGGAGTTGAAGGATTTGAAGGAGAAGGTGGTGGAGGTGAGTAGTGAGAAAGAGGCAGGGGGGGTCACGTGGGTGGTGTTTGTCTGATGCAGGTTTGCATGAACAGAAGGGCGTAGGTGGTGGACACGTAATCTGGGATGTGTTGAGGAGAGAGAGGGAGTTAAGCGGTGATGCAGCCAAGGTGTGACGTGGTCATCTTCATCCCTCGTTACTGCTAATATATTTCAAACAGTGGGCGCTGCCTCCCTCCATCTCGACCCTCCACGTTTGCATTTTAGTCCATTTTGTTCACTTCCATCTTCACATCGGCTTCGTGCAaggtttttccatttttaataagTTCTGTTTCCATTTATAACATAACtacaataataaattcattatcaACTCGGTGTAGATTATACCCTTTTTCTCgacggttttttttttcattatttttacgTTACAGAAGgataagaacttttttttttcttaattttttttaaatttataaataaaatattatattatgtttttaattacataaaatgatgtatataaaactacaaatttaacttattttaattaaaattacttgttttcctaacataaaaaaataattgtatggtatatataatactttataagcataggataaaaataaaaaaaatgaaataatatatcatataatttatcttattatatatttaattgatgataaaatatgataataaataaaataatttattttattttattttacattaattaaacaaatataaattaaaaagacgtttattaaatatatatatttgaaaaaaacttaatatcaAATTGCACGTAATGATGGAATATGACTTTAGGTCAAATTATGGTTAggttattaaatcattaaaaagaaaacttcTACGATTTGTTAAAagagttttaataaaatttttagatagatttttaaaaaaatggaaaataggataattttatataaaaatacatgaaCTCGTAAAAGATTGTATTGATGAaaagataatgattttaaaaatgagaaaaaaaaaactgaggaataaaaaaaaataattaccttaaatttaaaaatattaaaagtatatatatatatatatatatatatatatatatatatatatatatatatatatatatatattatataataatacatGAACTCGTAAAAGAGTGTATTGATGAaaagataatgattttaaaaatgagaaaaaaaaactgaggaataaaaaaaattattaccttaaatttaaaaatattaaaagtaaaaaaaaatatatatatatatatcacacctAAAACGCAGCGTTTTTGCTGTCACGCTTTTGGAAGCATTTAGTTTTCTGTTTCGAACCACTGCTCAGTGTTTTTGGCTTTTGAAACGGAAATGGGAGCAGAGCAGAGAGAAACCCAGGCGATAGAGCAGTTCGTGAAGCGAGCGTCGGACCTCGAGGGTTCCTCTCTCGTCGACCTCATCATCCAAGCCACCTCCCATTCCTCACTCTTCGCCTTCTCTGAGATTTTGGCTGTCCCCAGCGTTGTCGAGGTTTGGATTGATACGTTTTTTTTGTGTAATTCTACCTGTCATGATTGAATGAATCCATGTGGGTCTGATCAAATTCGAATACACAGAAACGTAAATGCTTCATGCTTCCTCGGTGTGCTTCGGtttctgttttttttccccttctgtttggttgctgggaaaatGGGGTTGATGGAGAGAAAATTTGGGTTCTCTTGTTCATGTCGTTCTGGTTTCTAGAGAGTGAGAAACTCGCGTAAGGTAAGGTAATAGTTTGATCGGCCTAGTTGACTGGAGGTTTTTGTTTGGTACAACtgcaaaaaaaatgatgaatataAGATTCAAGTTTTGACTTATTTTCCTTTCCTATCTTTTTCTCATCAACTAAACAGAACAATAATAGAATGGTCAGCTCTATTTCTTGGTGAATGTATTAGTGGGAGCTACGTTAATGTTGAGGGGCATTTGCGGATAAGGATTATATAGTCCATCCTTATCCTTGATAGAGGATGTACTTGAAAGAAGGCTTTGATGCGCGGAATCATTCCTCTGTGCTTAGTTGTTTTGCATTCTATACTTGTTATTTTCATCTCCCTTTTTTGGGGTTAAAAAAGAGTAAAGGAAAGGGGGAATAAGACCCCACACATTAATTAAACCCTATAAGAGAATCCAAATCACTCATGATAGCCTTCCATAAACCCTCATGATGATTCCCTCAAAGGCTTAAACCTCCATGGCTCACCAACCACCACAAACACTGTCAAATTTCCATTagagcattttttttccataaataatCCTCCATCTTGAACCTTATAATCATTTACTAAAAGAGCTTGATTCTTCAGCACCCCACCATCTTAGAAAGGAATGTTAACCAGTATTTCTTCCTATAAACTCTTCTCCTCCCTCTCACTCTGTCATTTCTCTACTTTCCAATCATGTCTCTCTCTATCTTCAGATCTTTGAGAAATAAACAGTGTTATGCCATCACATGCGTTTGGTGGTTTGAGAAACCAAAGGGAATACCAAACTGGGCCCTTTCTCCAATAGGTGGCATAAATGGTTGCTtgttattttggatttttcttaatTACACTATCATTATGCTTACTAGCaatattatttgtaaattaaatCTCATTCCTTTTGAAACATGTAATTTGTGTCAGTAGATAGCAAACTATGTCTTGTCTGTGTTTTTCTTACTAATTAACTTTGATGCAGCTTCATGGAACTCAATATTCTGTATACATTGATTTGCTCCGTCTCTTTGCTCATGGTACATGGAGGGATTACAAGAGTAAGAAACTTActctttaacaaaaattttggtaTTGAGCAATTTAGGGCATTTCTCTTATTTGTTGGGTAACAGTTATTTGTTTGATCATAATAATCCATgtgaatgtttttctttcttcccatGACTAAGATGCTTTCCTGGATGTTAGAAAATGCATAGATATTTTGTACATTATCCAAACTACCATTGGTCATTGTTCTTCATGGTGTCTTTGTtatgttctctctctctctctctctctctcatggaTAATGAAAGCCACTAAGGTCATCAAAAAGGGGTGTAATGAAAgtagatataaatatataaaatatccaaaaaaaaaaaaaatggaaataaaaagaacCCATCTCAATCAATCTTCTACAATTAGTTCATAAAAAATCTAAGAAGGAATTAGATGCACTCGTAAAAagctctttatatatatatcatttttctgTGCGTCTActtatcaaaagaaaagaaaaaaaaaaagacgtaCTCGTAAAAAGGGCATTGTCAACACAATCTCCTTTAGTTCGAGGGTAAACAACTCCTTTCTTTTAGGTGTGTGTCCATTCCTCTTTTTTCAAATGCACCACATCCTTCTTTTCCTTACAAATCTACAAGACCAACCTGCTTACACTTCTATCAACCTTGGCATCATCTATTCCACCATGAAAGGAGCCAAAACAAATGACCATAATTGCTTGGCCGCTCTACATGCAATAGATGAGGATCAATGGACTTTGCATCCCTTTGGCTTGTGCACCAATTAGAATGATCTTCTCTTGTTTTAGTAGTTGATCCATGGTTAAATCCCCTCTTTAGTTGGTCCATACACAACTATATAATATAAGGAATTTATGTTTGCTATTGGCTTTCAATAAATTCTTAGACCCTGGCTTTGGAGGTTTAGATGGAGTTGTAGGGTGTGGAAAATTAGAAACAGTGTAAAAATGCGTGTGATCTAATTTAGTGTAGTAAATTAAGGGATAGAATCAGTTGAGTcaacatttataaatttaggaTTATCTCTTaatttgggttttatttttatgttttttgggtagtaatcatctATACAActatatctttttattattttccttttttcatgtACATAAGAGTAGTTATGTATGTATTTTACTTTGATAGACTCAGTGGATTTTTTTCtagtctcaattttttttcctagaacCAATCAGGCTGCTAGTAAGAGGATTAATGTCTGGAGTTAGCAAGGAGGAGAATTCCGAAGAGTCTTCATGAAAAACTTTGGTAGAATCGGTGGATTTTTTTCTAGTCTCAACTGTTAGTTTTCTTCCTAGAACCAATCAGGCTGCTAGTAAGAGGATTTAATGTCTAGAGTTAGCAAGGAGGAGAATTCCGAAGATTCTTCATGACAGGTATCAATGTCGCCTTTACAAGCCTCACCTCAAAGCACCAGACAACCCTTCACTGCACATGATCACTCATAAGCTGAATGAATTGAATTTTCTCAAATGATCTTAGTctattaaattgtttatttgtaGGAAGGGGAAACTAGGATATCTGACTAATGCAAAAAGGCCCCAAAAGAGGATGATCTAggctttcaaacatgggattcAGAGAACTCCATGATCATAGCATGGTTTGTGAGTTCTGTGGAGTTGGAGATAGGTTAGACTTGCATGTTTTTTCCAACAGCAAAAGAGTTCTAGAAAGtgttagaaaatatttaatttagtgTTAATatcaaacttgaaaaataacatCTAGGACATGAAGAAGAAAGCATATATGATCCATAATCCTAACTTTAATAGTTTGTAGTTCTTCAAATTACCATATTAAACTCCTCACTTTTGATCTttactctctttctctttcttttatacACTCCTTAGTGATGGGTATGGAAAATGCTTTCAATATTGTGAGTGGCGATTGGGACCAAGAACTTTTCTATTTATTGGTGCTTTATGGTTCTTCCCATCAATGAAACATTCATTACATACTTTGAATTCTTCTTTAATTATTACTATCGAACCTTGTAGGTGCTTCTATGTAGGTCACAAAGCAAGAAAGCATTCTTAAGGTCAAACTACTACAAAGATCAAACAAGTTTAGCTGCTAAGGACAATAATACTCATTTAGTATTCATCTTTGCTATTGGAGTAAAGGTTTTTTGATAATCCACTCAATTTGTTTGAGTGTTCTCTAGTATTTTCAATCAAATCTCAAAACTTAGGGAGTTAATTACTTGGTGTCTTCAATCAAATTATCACCTCTGTGTGCACTAGGTTTTTAAATCTAATAGCTTGTAATCATATATGAAAATACAATTCAATTTCTTGTTTTAGTTCCACATGGTGTATTTAGAAATTGGAAGGAGTAAAGTTGCATTTTTGAAGGAGAGGACATTCTAATTATACTTTGGTTGTACTATGGTTTGCATCCTTTTTTGTGCCTtttagtggatttttttttactacttgTTAAGAAATTTGCTTTCAAGGAATATTTAAGATCTCAAAAATCCATACTTGGGAATTTTCTCTACACTTTCCTGTCATTTCCAATCAAAATATCTGACTATGAACATATCCCTCTTGAATCCTTCCTCTTAACTTTATCCATACCTTCTTTATGACCACTAACACCATGAATCACCTCCAGAAAAGGAACAATTTAACTTTAACTAAACCTTCCCTTTGACTTCTAATACTATGAATTACCCCCAGAAGAGGAACAATTGTTTCCATTCCTAAGCCTAGAAACTACTGATAACTTTGGGTCTCTAGCTTTGGTTCTCTCTAAACCACTCCAGATGATCTCTCCCTAGCTCTTCCTTATTCTTAGATTATGTAGCATAAATACAATCATGAGGCATGGAAAATCGtgaaaaagtaaaatacaaGAACCATAGAGATATAGAACTATGTAAATATgtgtacttttatttttatatatagttagattatatatgtttttggactatcaattttcctaaaagattAAACTATTAAAGACCTATGGACAAACAAATCACAAACAATCTCCTTTGAGCTTTGCACATAGGCTTAATAAATTGGGGAAATAAATATGGGATGGGATTCGAACTCTTGATTTCCTGCTTTGATGGATTGTTGGAGAACCATTTTTCCTAGAagtttaagttattaaaattttgGCTGACAGTATATATCATGCTTTCTATCTTAtatcaagtattcaaattttgattaatttatcttttatccTATCAATTGCTTACCTTGAAAGGAGGAGCtccaaaaatataatatgtattGTAGGTACTATGAAATGTAACTATGCAAGCCCGTTGCGCCCTTTATATTATGCAAGTAGTAGAATCTCAAATATAAAGCAAAGTGGCAAAAAGTGGGATGGAGAGAATTCAAATCctattataaaaacaatattatgtTTGTGCCTCATCCATGTCTTACACCATTGTAGGGGTCCATTTTTGACTCATTGTCAGTCTGCCGAACTTACCCTTTATTTCCAAAGATTAGGGTTTATGGTTTGACCCATTTAGATACAAGGGTCAGGTAAGGGCTGGCCTTGCTCATCCCATCCACAAATGGGTTGGCTTAAGGTCGACTTTGTCAGACCTAATTGATCTCTATAGTATTGCTGTTAAGTAAAGTTTATACTTAtaacatttcattttcattaaatattcatttcaacATATATGTCCTCATTAAATTTGTTATTACATCTTAATGATATTATTATACTATCTCATAATGAATGacaatttttgaaagaaactttatttgttaaaatCAGAGGGGAAAGATTGAAAATAGTGGGAATAAATGGGCTAGATGTGTCTGGTTTTAGATGGTGATTCAGAAAATATCTGAATTCAGGTTTG is a genomic window of Vitis riparia cultivar Riparia Gloire de Montpellier isolate 1030 chromosome 1, EGFV_Vit.rip_1.0, whole genome shotgun sequence containing:
- the LOC117918799 gene encoding oleosin 1-like, which encodes MAHQDQPQKTQLSYQLIKTSTAATIGGSCMVLSGLTLAGTVIALVVATPLLVIFSPVLVPAAITVFLAASGLVASGGFGVSAVSVFLWLYKYVRGQHPVGADKLDRARDKLTGKAMEVKERAAEQIGTRGTQG